One region of Octopus sinensis linkage group LG30, ASM634580v1, whole genome shotgun sequence genomic DNA includes:
- the LOC115226592 gene encoding zinc finger protein 665-like, whose translation MENVDHLDTSNTTVVNNVDPVRETDGDEKVVEKNDVEYFCEICRKTFSSEEEVIRHREIHKKEKRFHCEICGKYFVDISDLTTHKILHTRDKLFRCEICGKSFSLKSFLLIHVNSHTPEKHFRCDVCEKTFTQKARLVTHQRSHTGEKPFHCETCGKSFSDNGVLKTHKRIHSGEKPYNCDICGKSFIIYSYLTRHKRVHSGEKSFHCEICGKYFVYNSDLTKHIRIHTGEKPFHCEVCGKGFVCSSDLTMHKRVHTGEKPYRCGICEKFFTQKVHLATHIRNHTGERPFTCEICGKSFFAHSSLVVHKRIHDEEKPFHCDICGKSFTSNYQLVVHKRSHTGEKPYHCDTCGKSFSVNSSLVSHQRNHTGEKPYRCEICGKSYSINKSLVAHLRSHTGEKPYHCEVCGKSFSVSYSLVIHRRCHTGEKAFHCEICGKCFINNSSLVVHIRTHTGEKPYRCETCGISFSTNSQLKKHKRIHTRMKTSDCET comes from the coding sequence ATGGAGAACGTTGATCACTTGGACACTTCTAACACAACTGTTGTTAACAATGTGGATCCGGTTAGAGAGACAGACGGAGatgagaaagttgtggagaaaaaTGATGTTGAATATTTCTGTGAGATTTGTCGGAAGACATTCTCTTCAGAAGAGGAGGTCATCAGGcacagagaaatacacaagaAGGAAAAACGGTTCCATTGTGAAATATGCGGGAAATATTTTGTCGATATCAGTGATcttacaacacacaaaatattacaCACTCGAGATAAACTGTTTCGTTGTGAGATCTGTGGCAAATCGTTCTCTCTTAAATCATTTCTTCTTATCCACGTAAATAGTCACACCCCAGAGAAACATTTCCGTTGTGACGTATGTGAGAAAACTTTCACCCAGAAAGCTCGTCTTGTTACCCACCAACGAAGTCACACTGGAGAAAAGCCATTCCACTGTGAAACTTGTGGGAAATCCTTTTCTGATAACGGTGTCTTGAAAACTCACAAAAGAATCCACTCTGGGGAGAAACCCTATAACTGCGATATATGCGGgaaatcttttatcatttatagcTACTTAACAAGGCACAAGAGGGTACACTCTGGCGAGAAGTCGTTCCactgtgaaatttgtgggaaatatTTTGTCTATAATAGTGATTTAACAAAACACATAAGAATTCACACGGGGGAGAAACCGTTTCACTGTGAAGTGTGTGGGAAGGGTTTCGTTTGTAGCAGTGATTTGACAATGCACAAACGGGTTCACACGGGAGAGAAACCCTACCGTTGTGGGATATGTGAGAAATTTTTCACCCAGAAAGTTCATCTTGCTACCCACATACGAAATCACACAGGGGAAAGACCCTTCACTTGTGAAATATGCGGGAAATCATTCTTTGCCCATTCTAGTCTAGTAGTCCATAAAAGGATACACGATGAAGAGAAGCCATTCCACTGTGATATATGCGGGAAATCTTTCACTAGTAATTATCAGCTTGTAGTCCACAAGCGCAGTCACACGGGAGAAAAGCCTTACCATTGTGATACAtgtggtaaatccttttctgTGAATTCTAGTCTTGTTAGCCACCAACGTAACCACACTGGAGAGAAGCCGTATCGTTGTGAAATTTGCGGAAAATCATATTCCATTAATAAAAGTCTCGTTGCACATCTACGTAGTCACACGGGGGAAAAACCCTATCACTGCGAAGTCTGTGGCAAATCGTTTTCTGTTAGTTATAGTCTTGTAATTCACCGACGTTGTCACACTGGGGAAAAAGCGttccactgtgaaatctgtggcaagTGTTTCATTAATAATTCCAGTCTTGTCGTTCACATCCGTACTCACACGGGAGAAAAACCCTATCGTTGTGAAACGTGCGGAATATCATTTAGCACTAACAGTCAATTAAAGAAACACAAACGAATCCACACAAGAATGAAGACTTCAGACTGCGAAACATGA